The genomic window GCCGATGCCGACGCCGAGCACGGTCATGATCAGCGAGCCGACGATGGCGTTGAGCAGGCCGCCTTCGGACGCGCCGGGCGGCGGCGTGTTCTCAGTGAAGACCTGGAGGTTCAGGCCGCTAAGGCCGTTGTAGAGCAGCGTGATCAGGATCAGTGCGAGCCAGGTGACGCCGAAGACGGCGGCGGCGATGCAGAGCCCGCGGATGACGACGTCGGTGCGGCGGCGGCGTGCGTAAATCGGGTTCATGTCACTTCCCCGCCTTCTGTTCCAGGCGCAGCAGCATCAGCCGCGCGGCCGCGAGCACGAAGAAGGTCAGCACGAACAGGAGCAGGCCGAGCAGGATCAGGCCGGACTGGTGCAGGCCGTCACTCTCGGCGAACTCGGAGGCGATCGCCGCCGAGATCGTGGTGCCCGGCGCGAAGATCGACGAGGAGATCCGGAACGAGTTGCCGATGATGAAAGTCACCGCCATGGTCTCGCCGAGCGCACGGCCTAGCGCCAGCATGACGCCGCCGATGATGCCGACCCGGGTGTAGGGGATCACCACGCTGCGGACGACTTCCCAAGTGGTGCAGCCGACGCCGTAGGCGGCCTCTTTCAGCACCGGCGGCACCGTCTTGAACACGTCGACCGAGATCGAGGTGATGAAGGGCAGCACCATGATGGCGAGGATCAGCGCAGCGTTGAACAGGCTGAGATAGGACGGGGGACCTGCGAAGATCGCCCCCAGCACCGGAACGCCGTCGAAGACCCTGATCATGAAGGGCTGGAAGGTGTTGGCCAGGAACGGGCCCAGCACG from Bradyrhizobium zhanjiangense includes these protein-coding regions:
- the pstC gene encoding phosphate ABC transporter permease subunit PstC → MAVQSDVIDDAGPYDRAKALSAFKLGDVTFYWITRLSAISVLLILGGIIISLIVGAFPAIKEYGLSFLWTQRWAPSADPPVLGALGPMYGTLVTSFIAMLIAIPVGLGIAIFLTELCPQWLRRPIGMAIELLAGIPSIIYGMWGFFVLGPFLANTFQPFMIRVFDGVPVLGAIFAGPPSYLSLFNAALILAIMVLPFITSISVDVFKTVPPVLKEAAYGVGCTTWEVVRSVVIPYTRVGIIGGVMLALGRALGETMAVTFIIGNSFRISSSIFAPGTTISAAIASEFAESDGLHQSGLILLGLLLFVLTFFVLAAARLMLLRLEQKAGK